CCCTGCGAGGCACGTACCGGACGCCGTGGGGCGGTCCGACGTGCTAATCCTCCGACGAATCCCCGTCGTCCGGTGAGCCGTCCTTGCCCTCGGGGGCGTCGTCCGGGGCGTCACCCGGTGTCTCGTCGGGTGCCGTGCCGGGCCCGGGGGCGCGCTCCGGGCGGGGGCCCCGCGGTGGTCTGCCGCGACCCGGGCCCGACGTGTCGCGCAGATACGTCGCCGAGCCCTCGCCGGTCTCCGTGGCGTGCCCGCCGGGTGACTGTCCCGGGCCGCCGTCCCGCCGCCGCAGATACCGCTCGAACTCCCGCGCGATCGCCTCGCCCGACGCCTCCGGCAGCTCCGCGGTGTCCCGCGCCTCCTCCAGCGACTGGACGTACTCCGCCACCTCGCTGTCCTCGGCGGCCAGTTGGTCCACCCCGAGCTGCCACGCCCGCGCGTCCTCCGCCAGTTCGCCCAGCGGGATCCGCAGCCCGATCAGGTCCTCCAGCCGGTTCAGCAGGGCCAGCGTCGCCTTCGGGTTGGGCGGCTGCGAGACGTAGTGCGGTACGGCGGCCCACAGGCTCACCGCCGGCACGCCCGCGTGGGTGCACGCCTCCTGGAGGACGCCGACGATGCCGGTCGGCCCCTCGTACCGCGACTCCTCCAGGTCCATCGTCCTGGCCAGGTCCGCGTCCGAGGTCACGCCGCTCACCGGTACCGGGCGGGTGTGCGGGGTGTCGCCGAGCAGCGCGCCCAGGATCACCACCATCTCCACACCCAGCTCGTGCGCGAAGCCCAGGATCTCGTTGCAGAAGGAGCGCCAGCGCATGGACGGCTCGATGCCCCGGACCAGCACCAGGTCACGGGGCTTCTCCCCGCCGACCCGCACCACGGAGAGCCGGGTCGTCGGCCAGACGATCTTCCGTACCCCGGCGTCCAGCCAGACCGTGGGCCGGTTGACCTGGAAGTCGTAGTAGTCCTCGGCGTCCAGCGCCGCGAACACCTCGCCCTTCCATTCGCTGTCCAGATGCCCGACCGCCGTGGAGGCGGCGTCGCCGGCGTCGTTCCAGCCCTCGAACGCGGCCACCATGACCGGGTCGATCAGCTCGGGTACCCCCTCGAGCTCGATCACCCAGGGCCTCCTTCCGAAGTGTTCTCTGAACGTACGCACCAACCTTACGGCTTCTCAGCCGCCCGCCAGCAGCCCTCACCCACGCGTGGGTGAACTTCCCCGTCACTGGGCAGGGCTGGGGATGCCTCCCCGGCAATCACGGAATTCATCCGAGCTGTGACCGTAATTTTTGTTCCGCCCCTGGACGTTTACCCGTCAACGACGCTATACATCGGATGACCGAAGAGGTCCGATGTTCTTTCAGGGGGCGTGCAGTGAGTCAGACCGTCACGGAGTTCGGGGTACACGACATCCGTTTCCCCACCTCGGAACAGCTCGACGGCTCGGACGCGATGAACCCCGACCCCGACTACTCCGCCGCGTACGTGGTCCTGCGCACCGGTGACGGCGCCGAGGGCCACGGCTTCTGCTTCACCATCGGCCGCGGCAACGACGTACTCGCCGCCGCCATCGAGGCCCTGCGCCCGTACGTCGTCGGCCGCCGGGCACCGCGTACCGCCGCCGAACTCGCCGCGCTGCACATCGAGTTGACCCACGACTCGCAACTGCGCTGGCTCGGCCCGGAGAAGGGCGTCATGCACATGGCCGCGGGCGCCGTCATCAACGCGGCCTGGGACTACGCGGCCAGGGCCGCGGGCCTGCCCGTCTGGGAGTTCCTGGCCCGCATGACACCCGAGGAGCT
Above is a window of Streptomyces sp. NBC_01498 DNA encoding:
- a CDS encoding PAC2 family protein, with the protein product MIELEGVPELIDPVMVAAFEGWNDAGDAASTAVGHLDSEWKGEVFAALDAEDYYDFQVNRPTVWLDAGVRKIVWPTTRLSVVRVGGEKPRDLVLVRGIEPSMRWRSFCNEILGFAHELGVEMVVILGALLGDTPHTRPVPVSGVTSDADLARTMDLEESRYEGPTGIVGVLQEACTHAGVPAVSLWAAVPHYVSQPPNPKATLALLNRLEDLIGLRIPLGELAEDARAWQLGVDQLAAEDSEVAEYVQSLEEARDTAELPEASGEAIAREFERYLRRRDGGPGQSPGGHATETGEGSATYLRDTSGPGRGRPPRGPRPERAPGPGTAPDETPGDAPDDAPEGKDGSPDDGDSSED